CTGGTGACGATATCGCCAATAAGGTAACTATAGTAACTAAAACGTTCGAACGCCCAGATTCGGTGCTTAACCTCATCAAAAGCATCAGAAAGTACTATCCGAGTGTAACCATAGTGATAGCTGATGATTCAGAGCAACCAGTTGCTATCCATGGTGACAACATCAAGCACTACACCATGCCTTTTGCAGAGGGGTGGTTTGCTGGACGGAACTTGGCAGTAAGCCAAGTGCgaaccaaatattttttgtggGTAGATGATGATTTCGAATTCACAGCCTTAACTAATCTTAGTAAGTGTCTCGAAAAATTGGAAAACAATGAAGAAAATATCGATATTGTAGGTGGCGTCCTTTCCAGTGGCGAAGAAAGAGATGTTGAAATGAGTACATTCGACAAAACACTGAAAATCGAGGGTGGTGATATGGGGTTTTGCGTATACAGAAAATCTGGTGTGCACAGAAAACTACGGAATTATCCCCAGTGTCACGTAACAAACATTGTGCTTAATTTCTTCATGGCCAAAACGTTGTCTGTCAGAAATATAGGATTTGATCCACACTTCGAACGAGTTGGACACTCGGAATTTTTCTTCGATGGTTTCGGGTATCTTCGGGTCGCCACATGTTCGGATTTCATCGCAAATCATCGCCCCTCCAGGCCTAAGAAATACATGAAATACAGGAATAGACAGGAGGATCCCACTGACAAACACAGGAATGTACAATATATCCTTTacaaaaattatttacaatgttttgaaCTCCATTAAGTTGACGGCAGCGTAAATCATCGGTGTAGTCCACCTGTAGACGGGGGAGTATATTCTTGACGCGTGATCTACGTGAATCGTTAATATTTTCACGCGTGAACGGTGAACccatctttttttaaatgtgtgaaTGGTGAATTGGTGAATATTGCGTTATTGGTGAATGGTTGTTATTTTCGAACATGAATGGTGAA
The genomic region above belongs to Glandiceps talaboti chromosome 8, keGlaTala1.1, whole genome shotgun sequence and contains:
- the LOC144439172 gene encoding beta-1,4 N-acetylgalactosaminyltransferase 2-like, with product MKNQYGFTVQQRTDGEMKSGGFDHFCRRLWKKTTAPTMLEYEGDTLTKTCSCQKGPQTFGEYENSSLQRRHKEFIDWERQQDMKREPLIYTPAMSPFGYLAGGLTVQPGKSVPIKSLYIDPMAVECLTIIDGFSFQDKKTVFNFRCGDGKAVMFISPTSSILSRLRIDGNHTSDLRISMAFNVSTLKSSMNRSRSDIVTQAINKVLHNIHYRNIYYDVFNRDVINVTFLNLTFQINVLIKENALPRLYNTGSGDDIANKVTIVTKTFERPDSVLNLIKSIRKYYPSVTIVIADDSEQPVAIHGDNIKHYTMPFAEGWFAGRNLAVSQVRTKYFLWVDDDFEFTALTNLSKCLEKLENNEENIDIVGGVLSSGEERDVEMSTFDKTLKIEGGDMGFCVYRKSGVHRKLRNYPQCHVTNIVLNFFMAKTLSVRNIGFDPHFERVGHSEFFFDGFGYLRVATCSDFIANHRPSRPKKYMKYRNRQEDPTDKHRNVQYILYKNYLQCFELH